One stretch of Strix uralensis isolate ZFMK-TIS-50842 chromosome 17, bStrUra1, whole genome shotgun sequence DNA includes these proteins:
- the RITA1 gene encoding LOW QUALITY PROTEIN: RBPJ-interacting and tubulin-associated protein 1 (The sequence of the model RefSeq protein was modified relative to this genomic sequence to represent the inferred CDS: inserted 1 base in 1 codon): protein MFAAAAEARGGAGXGRGGAGAALPRRGAMRAAGPAPGGVSGPVAAAQLPRRGRARGVRRARPSFVDESLFGSPVGARPAPPGFAPPWAAAAAPGGGGSRPRSKCRLRSHTPSFCDESLFGAKPEGPAWAAPWMKKEDVAKLHPLLWIPPPAPRNQPSPSPPSRETPLRAVHPRAPASPAAAGSQTGRKGESCLWKRPDGDSCSAGQDAPCRGRSQSLSRLSTPSDRLCLPSDNLKTERCKNQSPPTAPATPRRPLMRGRSTSVSGPPLARSSAAVGGCKPRPPWK, encoded by the exons ATGTTTGCAGCAGCGGCGGAAGCACGTGGCGGGGCGG CCGGAaggggcggggccggcgctgctCTCCCGCGGCGCGGGGCTatgcgggcggcggggccggcaccAGGAGGCGTCTCCGGTCCCGTGGCCGCTGCTCAgctcccgcggcggggccgggcccggggcgtCCGCCGGGCTCGTCCGTCCTTCGTGGACGAGTCGCTGTTCGGGAGCCCCGTGGGGGCGCGCCCGGCGCCGCCCGGTTTCGCGCCTccctgggcggcggcggcggctcccggtgGCGGCGGCTCCCGGCCGAGGAGTAAGTGCAG GTTGAGAAGCCACACTCCGTCCTTCTGCGACGAATCCCTCTTCGGTGCCAAGCCCGAGGGTCCGGCCTGGGCAGCTCCTTGGATGAAGAAGGAAGATGTAGCCAAGCTCCATCCGCTGCTCTGGATCCCTCCGCCTGCCCCCCGAAACCAGCCCAGTCCTTCCCCGCCCTCCAGGGAGACCCCCCTGAGAGCCGTCCACCCGCGGGCCCCTGCATCGCCGGCAGCAGCGGGCTCTCAGACGGGCCGCAAGGGCGAGTCCTGCCTCTGGAAGCGTCCCGACGGCGATTCTTGCTCCGCAGGCCAGGATGCTCCCTGCAGAGGACGTTCCCAGTCTCTCAGCCGGCTGAGCACCCCCTCAGACAGGCTCTGTCTGCCTTCAGACAACCTCAAGACTGAAAGATGTAAAAACCAGAGTCCTCCGACAGCCCCTGCGACCCCCCGAAGACCTCTGATGAGGGGTCGGTCGACAAGTGTGTCAGGCCCTCCTCTGGCCAGGAGCTCCGCAGCAGTGGGTGGCTGTAAACCCAGGCCTCCCTGGAAGTGA
- the DDX54 gene encoding ATP-dependent RNA helicase DDX54 has product MAPPRARRQPRGAPVPAPALPAFPATEEDDGADAEPDTRAMVRAQNQKKKKSGGFQSMGLSYPVFKGIMKKGYKVPTPIQRKSIPAILRGRDVVAMARTGSGKTACFLIPMFERLKAPSQAGARALVLSPTRELALQTLKFTKELGKFTGLKTALILGGDKMEDQFAALHENPDIIIATPGRLVHVAVEMKLKLHTVEYVVFDEADRLFEMGFAEQLQEIIARLPDCHQTVLFSATLPKLLVEFARAGLTEPMLIRLDVESKLSEQLKLAFFHVRGDDKPAVLLHLLRSVVKPQDQTVVFVATKHHTEYLKELLTAQGIRCTHIYSSLDQTARKINIAKFAQGKCPVLLVTDVAARGLDIPMLDNVINYSFPAKAKLFLHRVGRVARAGRSGIAYSLVAPDEMPYVFDLHLFLGRPLVLAAAQEMPADAGGVLGRVPQSLVDDEECLLLTDHEGSLELRSLRRVAENAHKQYLRSRPGPSPESIKRAKDLDVSQLGIHPLFSARFEDTELERLRFVDSIKNYKSKATIFEINATSRTLASTVMRSKRRHDRALIEKYQRGQQEKRAEALKGQGLSPALPRPEGGEEGEEENLQDVFSTVVGQKRKRGRGVEDGARKKPQQAVQRDDDFYIPYRPKDFESERGLSVSGEGSAFEQQAAGAVLDLMGDENHNLNKSRQLLKWDRKKKRFVGQTGQEDKKKVRTESGRYISSSYKNNLYEKWKQKYKVDERDEDEDENRGGEQFRGKHRRGHGPGQPPARGRVRSELKNKQQILKQRKKAAKQRFLQSGGLKRLKARNRQRVQELRQMAFGRRVGAAKKGKLRKRM; this is encoded by the exons ATGGCGCCGCCGCgcgcccgccgccagccccggggagcgCCG GTCCCTGCGCCGGCGCTGCCCGCCTTCCCTGCCACCGAGGAGGACGATGGCGCCGACGCCGAGCCGGACACACGGGCCATGGTGCGGGCCCAGaatcagaagaagaagaaatccGGGGGCTTCCAGTCCATGG GCCTCAGCTACCCCGTCTTCAAGGGCATCATGAAGAAGGGCTACAAGGTGCCCACCCCCATCCAGAGGAAG AGCATCCCCGCCATCCTGCGCGGCCGGGACGTGGTGGCGATGGCGCGGACAGGCAGTGGGAAGACGGCCTGCTTCCTCATCCCCATGTTCGAGCGGCTGAAGGCgcccagccaggctggggcaCGCGCCCTCGTCCTCTCACCCACCCGCGAGCTGGCCCTGCAGACCCTGAAGTTCACCAAGGAG CTGGGCAAGTTCACAGGCCTGAAGACAGCCCTGATCCTAGGAGGGGATAA GATGGAGGACCAGTTTGCTGCCCTGCATGAGAACCCCGACAT AATCATTGCCACCCCCGGGCGCCTGGTGCACGTGGCGGTGGAGATGAAACTGAAGCTGCACACCGTGGAGTACGTGGTGTTTGACGAGGCCGACAG GCTCTTCGAGATGGGCTTTGCCGAGCAGCTCCAGGAGATCATCGCCCGGCTCCCAGACTGCCACCAGACCGTCCTCTTCTCCGCCACGCTGCCCAAGCTGCTCGTCGAGTTTGCCCGGGCTG GTCTCACCGAGCCCATGCTGATCCGTCTGGATGTGGAGTCCAAGCTCAGCGAGCAGCTCAAG CTGGCTTTCTTCCACGTGCGCGGGGACGACAAACCAGCCGTGCTGCTCCACCTGCTCCGGAGCGTGGTGAAGCCTCAGGACCAGACGGTCGTCTTCGTGGCCACCAAGCACCACACGGAGTACCTCAAGGAG ctgctgaCGGCCCAGGGCATCCGCTGCACACACATCTACAGCTCGCTGGACCAGACCGCCCGCAAGATCAACATCGCCAAGTTCGCCCAGGGCAAGTGCCCGGTGCTGCTGGTCACCGACGTGGCTGCCCGTGGGCTCGACATCCCCATGCTGGACAACGTCATCAACTACAGCTTCCCCGCCAAGGCCAAGCTGTTCCTGCATCGCGTCG GTCGCGTGGCCCGAGCTGGCCGGAGTGGCATTGCCTACTCGCTGGTGGCTCCCGACGAGATGCCATATGTCTTCGACCTCCACCTCTTTCTGGGGCGCCCGCTCGTCCTCGCCGCTGCCCAGGAGATGCCCGCTG aTGCCGGTGGGGTCTTGGGCCGTGTCCCCCAGAGCCTCGTGGACGACGAGGAGTGCCTGCTGCTGACGGACCACGAGGGCTCGCTGGAGCTGCGGAGCCTGCGCCGCGTCGCCGAGAACGCCCACAAGCAATACCTGCGCTCCCGGCCTGGCCCCTCGCCCGAGTCCATCAAGCGGGCAAAGGACCTGGACGTGTCTCAGCTAGGCATCCACCCGCTCTTCA GTGCTCGCTTCGAAGACACCGAGCTGGAGAGGCTGCGGTTTGTGGACAGCATTAAAAACTACAAGTCCAAGGCA ACCATCTTCGAGATCAACGCCACGTCCCGGACGTTGGCCAGCACTGTGATGCGGTCGAAGCGGCGCCACGACCGTGCCCTCATCGAGAAGTACCAGCGTGGGCAGCAGGAGAAGCGGGCAGAGGCTCTCAAAGGCCAGGGGCTGTCCCCGGCCCTCCCCAGGCCCGAGGGGggagaagaaggagaggaggaaaacctCCAG GACGTGTTCTCCACCGTGGTGGGCCAGAAGCGAAAACGGGGCCGAGGGGTTGAAGACGGCGCCAGGAAAAAGCCGCAGCAGGCGGTGCAGCGGGACGATGACTTCTACATCCCGTACCGGCCCAAGGACTTTGAGAGCGAGAGGGG GCTGAGCGTGAGCGGCGAGGGCAGCGCCTTCGAGCAGCAGGCGGCCGGAGCCGTCCTGGATCTCATGGGTGACGAAAACCACAACCTCAACaagagcaggcagctgctgaaGTG GGACCGCAAGAAGAAGCGGTTCGTGGGGCAGACGGGCCAGGAGGACAAGAAGAAGGTGCGGACGGAGAGCGGGCGCTACATCAGCAGCTCCTACAAGAACAACCT CTATGAGAAGTGGAAGCAGAAATACAAGGTTGACGAGCGGGATGAGGATGAGGACGAGAACCGGGGCGGGGAGCAGTTCAGAGGGAAGCACCGGCGTGGACACG ggcccgggcagcccccggcccggggcaGGGTGCGCTCGGAGCTGAAGAACAAGCAGCAGATCCTGAAGCAGCGCAAGAAGGCGGCCAAGCAGCGCTTCCTGCAGAGCGGGGGGCTGAAGCGCCTGAAGGCCAGAAACCGGCAGCGGGTGCAGGAGCTGCGGCAAATGGCCTTCGGGCGCCGGGTGGGCGCCGCCAAGAAGGGCAAACTGCGGAAGAGGATGTAG
- the CFAP73 gene encoding cilia- and flagella-associated protein 73: MAFGMEEYLCVAFQERLRLPTVPMGDAATPLPSTRLLLKRREVAELERALQSRRQEFRQRMESLAQRWQQLGQREEQLRDVTLKFDAFLKASAARREWALRRAEEARARAAGQGAEAARLRRELAGLLQRRERLARCLRSLRSFGDYLRDVLARMGQFQDVPAMLAHFGALAGVRAALAQQAEARQERLAQGWARLRRYQEETGSELLHTNNEVAQLRAQLGAARHVRLQGESRWAHIQSTAAQKTQLLGQVKLAVLNLFQLATARLEVPADVALEDSEAQLDTVLLCLQDLVAICAELCPRQPGPCLPPLPAATSTRPQRHGGARVPLSQE; encoded by the exons ATGGCCTTCGGCATGGAGGAGTATTTGTGCGTGGCTTTCCAGGAGAGGCTGCGGCTGCC GACGGTGCCAATGGGGGATGCAGCCACCCCGCTGCCCTCCACGCGCTTGCTGCTGAAGAGGCGGGAGGTGGCGGAGCTGGAGCGGGCACTGCAGAGCCGGCGGCAG GAGTTTCGGCAGAGGATGGAGAGCCTGGCGCAGCGctggcagcagctgggccagagggaagAGCAGCTCCGGGATGTCACCCTCAAATTCGACGCCTTCCTCAAG GCTTCTGCGGCAAGGCGGGAGTGGGCGCTGCGGCGGGCGGAGGAGGCGCGGGCACGGGCAGCCGGGCAGGGTGCCGAGGCTGCCCGCCTGCGCCGGGAGCTCGCGGGGCTGCTGCAGCGCAGGGAGCGCCTGGCCCGGTGCCTGCGGAGCCTCCGCAGCTTCGGTGACTACCTGCGGGACGTGCTGGCCAGGATGGGGCAG TTCCAGGATGTCCCGGCCATGCTGGCCCATTTCGGGGCACTGGCAGGGGTGCGGGCAGCCCTGGCGCAACAGGCAGAAGCCAGGCAGGAGCGGCTGGCCCAGGGCTGGGCACGGCTCCGGCGGTACCAGGAGGAGACTGGCAGCGAGCTCCTGCACACCAACAACGAGGTGGCCCAGCTCCGTGCACAGCTGGGGGCTGCCCGCCACGTCAGGCTCCAGGGG GAGTCCCGCTGGGCCCACATCCAGAGCACAGCCGCCCAGAAGACCCAGCTACTGGGGCAGGTCAAGCTGGCGGTGCTGAACCTCTTCCAGCTCGCCACCGCACGGCTTGAGGTCCCCGCGGATGTGGCCCTGGAGGACAGCGAGGCCCAGCTGGACACG gtgctgctctgcctgcaggaCCTGGTTGCCATCTGTGCCGAGCTATGCCCCCGGCAGCCGGGGCCATGTCTCCCACCCTTGCCGGCAGCCACCAGCACACGCCCACAGCGCCACGGGGGTGCCAGGGTGCCTCTGAGCCAGGAATAG